Proteins from one Neodiprion fabricii isolate iyNeoFabr1 chromosome 5, iyNeoFabr1.1, whole genome shotgun sequence genomic window:
- the LOC124183905 gene encoding jerky protein homolog-like isoform X2: MELQNRTKKKKNATNFSSDLAPDLLVNAIGNQDLLDDPPRKKRKRFSFEEKKNILEAMTRYSADVICKKYELSDRTLRKWKLEKEKIIQEAKKTNCKKLKKKSNVTEMDDAMFQWLVEVQDKGIPISGPMIRRQALIAKAHHPKNDQFRASEGWLSRFKKRKNIRCLKITGEKLSTDEVAAKLYEEELKKKVAIKKLQKKNIFNVAESGIYIKQVPSRTLAPNCVKNKH, translated from the exons ATGGAACTTCAAAATAgaaccaagaaaaaaaagaatgctacaaatttttcttcggaTCTTGCTCCAGATTTGCTTGTGAATGCAATCGGAAATCAAGATTTACTAGACGATCCAccgagaaagaaaagaaaaaggttttctttcgaagaaaagaaaaatattttagaagCAATGACTCGGTATTCCGCAGATGTGATatgcaaaaaatatgaacTAAGCGATCGTACTTtaagaaaatggaaattggAGAAAGAAAAGATCATTCAAGAGgcgaaaaaaacgaattgcaaaaaattgaaaaagaagtCCAATGTCACGGAAATGGACGATGCCATGTTTCAATGGTTAGTTGAAGTACAAGACAAAGGAATTCCGATTTCTGGACCGATGATTCGACGACAAGCTTTGATCGCGAAAGCACATCATCCGAAAAATGACCAATTCAGGGCCAGCGAAGGTTGGTTATCTAGAttcaagaaaagaaaaaatattcgatgcTTGAAAATTAcag gGGAAAAATTGTCGACTGATGAAGTTGCAGCAAAGTTATATgaagaagaattaaaaaaaaaggttgcaatcaaaaagttgcaaaaaaaaaatattttcaacgtgGCTGAGAGTGGTATCTATATCAAACAAGTACCTAGTCGTACTTTGGCTCCAAACtgtgttaaaaataaacattaa
- the LOC124183905 gene encoding jerky protein homolog-like isoform X1, which produces MIRKNEYDNKMELQNRTKKKKNATNFSSDLAPDLLVNAIGNQDLLDDPPRKKRKRFSFEEKKNILEAMTRYSADVICKKYELSDRTLRKWKLEKEKIIQEAKKTNCKKLKKKSNVTEMDDAMFQWLVEVQDKGIPISGPMIRRQALIAKAHHPKNDQFRASEGWLSRFKKRKNIRCLKITGEKLSTDEVAAKLYEEELKKKVAIKKLQKKNIFNVAESGIYIKQVPSRTLAPNCVKNKH; this is translated from the exons ATGATAAGGAAAAACGAATATGat aaCAAAATGGAACTTCAAAATAgaaccaagaaaaaaaagaatgctacaaatttttcttcggaTCTTGCTCCAGATTTGCTTGTGAATGCAATCGGAAATCAAGATTTACTAGACGATCCAccgagaaagaaaagaaaaaggttttctttcgaagaaaagaaaaatattttagaagCAATGACTCGGTATTCCGCAGATGTGATatgcaaaaaatatgaacTAAGCGATCGTACTTtaagaaaatggaaattggAGAAAGAAAAGATCATTCAAGAGgcgaaaaaaacgaattgcaaaaaattgaaaaagaagtCCAATGTCACGGAAATGGACGATGCCATGTTTCAATGGTTAGTTGAAGTACAAGACAAAGGAATTCCGATTTCTGGACCGATGATTCGACGACAAGCTTTGATCGCGAAAGCACATCATCCGAAAAATGACCAATTCAGGGCCAGCGAAGGTTGGTTATCTAGAttcaagaaaagaaaaaatattcgatgcTTGAAAATTAcag gGGAAAAATTGTCGACTGATGAAGTTGCAGCAAAGTTATATgaagaagaattaaaaaaaaaggttgcaatcaaaaagttgcaaaaaaaaaatattttcaacgtgGCTGAGAGTGGTATCTATATCAAACAAGTACCTAGTCGTACTTTGGCTCCAAACtgtgttaaaaataaacattaa